A genomic window from Labeo rohita strain BAU-BD-2019 chromosome 6, IGBB_LRoh.1.0, whole genome shotgun sequence includes:
- the rpsa gene encoding 40S ribosomal protein SA, whose product MSGGLDVLQMKEEDVLKFLAAGTHLGGTNLDFQMEQYVYKRKSDGVYIINLKKTWEKLLLAARAIVAIENPADVCVISSRNTGQRAVLKYASATGATTFAGRFTPGTFTNQIQAAFREPRLLIVTDPRADHQPLTEASYVNIPTIALCNTDSPLRYVDIAIPCNNKGPHSVGLMWWMLAREVLRMRGTISREHPWEVMPDLYFYRDPEEIEKEEQAAAEKAVGKEEFQGEWTAPVPDFNQPEVADWSEGVQVPSVPIQQFPAGIEAPAKAAPAEVYAEDWSAQPATEDWSAAPTAQAGDWGGASSDWA is encoded by the exons ATGTCCGGAGGTCTGGATGTCCTTCAAATGAAGGAGGAGGATGTGCTGAAGTTCCTGGCAGCAGGAACCCATCTGGGAGGAACCAACTTGGACTTCCAGATGGAGCAGTACGTCTACAAGAGAAAGAGTGACG GCGTGTACATCATAAATCTTAAGAAGACCTGGGAGAAACTGCTGCTGGCTGCTCGTGCCATTGTTGCCATTGAGAATCCAGCTGATGTTTGCGTTATCTCCTCCAGAAACACTGGCCAG AGAGCTGTGCTCAAGTACGCCTCTGCCACTGGCGCGACCACCTTCGCTGGACGTTTCACTCCTGGAACCTTCACCAATCAGATTCAGGCTGCTTTCAGGGAGCCCCGCCTCTTGATCGTGACAGATCCTCGTGCTGACCATCAGCCATTGACTGAAGCCTCTTACGTCAACATCCCAACCATTGCCCTCTGCAACACAGACTCTCCTCTGAGATACGTTGACATTGCCATCCCATGCAACAACAAG gGTCCCCACTCTGTGGGTCTGATGTGGTGGATGTTGGCCAGAGAGGTGCTGAGGATGAGGGGCACCATCTCCAGGGAGCACCCATGGGAGGTCATGCCTGATCTGTACTTCTACAGAGATCCTGAGGAG ATTGAGAAAGAAGAGCAGGCTGCTGCTGAGAAGGCTGTTGGTAAGGAGGAGTTCCAGGGTGAATGGACCGCTCCTGTGCCCGACTTCAACCAGCCTGAGGTTGCTGACTGGTCTGAAGGTGTTCAGGTTCCATCTGTACCCATCCAGCAGTTCCCAGCTGGCATTGAGG CTCCTGCCAAAGCTGCACCAGCTGAAGTTTATGCAG AGGACTGGAGTGCACAGCCTGCCACAGAGGATTGGTCT